From one Roseovarius indicus genomic stretch:
- the hypB gene encoding hydrogenase nickel incorporation protein HypB: MTDSQTGVKVLLRDDHAHDHGHDHDHAHSHDDHHHGHDEPHVHGPGGEIISLETAILGKNNEIATRNRGWFEGRGVIALNIVSSPGSGKTTLLEETIKRMKDKADIAVIEGDQMTSNDADRIRDAGARAVQINTGAGCHLEADMIAFAVQSLDPQTGSILMIENVGNLVCPAMFDLGEKMKIAVISTTEGEDKPTKYPHMFRAVEWVVINKMDLAPHVDFDEEACRQNILEVNPGVKIFCLSARTGDGMDAWCSSLAELKA, encoded by the coding sequence ATGACCGATTCTCAAACCGGCGTCAAAGTCCTGTTGCGGGACGATCATGCGCATGACCACGGACATGATCATGATCACGCGCATTCTCATGACGACCATCACCACGGTCATGATGAGCCGCATGTCCATGGCCCGGGCGGCGAGATCATTTCCCTGGAAACTGCAATTCTCGGCAAAAACAACGAAATCGCGACCCGCAACCGCGGCTGGTTCGAAGGGCGCGGCGTCATCGCCCTGAATATCGTCTCCTCGCCCGGATCCGGTAAGACTACGCTGCTTGAAGAGACGATCAAGCGCATGAAGGACAAAGCCGATATCGCGGTCATCGAAGGTGATCAGATGACGTCGAATGACGCCGATCGTATCCGCGATGCAGGCGCCCGTGCCGTCCAGATCAACACCGGTGCCGGGTGCCATCTCGAAGCGGATATGATTGCCTTCGCCGTACAATCTTTGGATCCCCAAACCGGGTCAATCCTGATGATCGAGAATGTGGGAAATCTGGTGTGTCCGGCCATGTTCGATCTGGGCGAAAAGATGAAAATCGCTGTGATTTCAACGACGGAAGGCGAAGACAAGCCGACCAAATACCCACATATGTTCCGCGCCGTGGAATGGGTCGTCATCAACAAAATGGATCTGGCTCCGCATGTGGATTTCGATGAAGAAGCCTGTCGGCAAAACATATTGGAGGTCAATCCGGGAGTGAAAATCTTCTGCCTGTCGGCCCGAACGGGGGATGGCATGGATGCATGGTGTTCGAGCCTGGCCGAATTGAAAGCCTGA
- a CDS encoding strawberry notch family protein, translating into MSKPRTANPALAISEADLASALALIGTEIHHQPLRSSALARVMRETFHGSDAGGAWDWRMAYDLMQAAAVQVLLRGDGVAGDVAAARLLASRLLTETRRSEQQIRLQQFSTPLTFAALVLRAAAIRKGETVLEPSAGTGALAAFAARAGATLLLNDIDPFRQRLLRAVFGGEVTGHDGEHIDDLLQTPVLPDVVVMNPPFASSVDRSRDRHIAAKHLIAAAKRLAPGGRLVAIMPPGFTPERDAAHWSRACGLLTPRLALTMPGQVYRKLGTSVETQLMVFDKVQEDGEMIRVPVRDLDEALAYVDAVAATRTEMRPAQRVEAIPHGRPVRPVAAPRKTAGAPFAASKPRANAAIPLSFTSFDVPRDNTPVSDIYARYRPQRIEIAGAQEHPTPLVESIAMASVAPPVPSGAASAELRLPARLIEEGDLSEAQLETIIMAHDAHGRDLPGRFTIDEDQTKLTRADDDPNARAYRLGYFLGDGTGCGKGRECAGLILVNWLAGRRKAIWVSKSATLIEDAIRDWTDLGGSPADIQPLSKWKPDQPIPMADGILFVTYATLRSAGKCGTTRLSQTLDWMGADFEGVLAFDEAHAMQNAAGSEQGRGVKPSQQGLAGLRLQLAAPRARVFYISATGATSVHNLAYAARLGLWGQGPEYPFPSRESFVSAMEAGGVAAMEVVARDLKTLGLYTARALSFDGVEYDVLEHALTPAQIEVYDAYAGAFRTIHHNLEAALIATGVNDSSGETNASAARASAKSRFESTKQRFFNHLLLGMKAPSIIRAIEDDLAAGKACVIQVVSTGESLLKRRLETMDPEDELVEGALTPRDYVLGYLEQAFPIHAQKLVEIDGNMVAEPLRDETGALVVSREALALRDAAMMELMTLAPIPSALDQILWAFGDEAVAEVTGRSIRPLKAEDGHLFIEKRAASSNSSETQAFMDGEKDILIFSDAGGTGRSYHAAQTAKNQKRRRHYLLEPGWRADAAIQGLGRTHRSAQVSAPFFRVCTSDVHGEKRFTSTIAKRLDQLGALTKGQRETGSQGMFREEDNLESPIARAALRGYFADLAAGRAEAMSYKSFTDWTALRLIDKDGVLLEELPPIQRFLNRVLALPIHMQNALFAEFMRRIADQTERARAAGTLDLGVETLRGEKIEQVSTEDLWTCPKSGAVTRIIGLEVTDPVHVLGAEEAISRNPDKLPMVNRASGRAALISARPMQMYDEDIVTLMRKVVRPNGSSYLEEARFTSSAWEDIERPEFAKLWDAEAASLPKTTTTKLYLLTGLLLPIWKDIPTTNERIYRVTPDGATAMIGRTLSEEGAAALRARFLVSNPQTAQEMLTAALGTTAPVDLGRGLTLTRRRVAGEMRLELCGVDRGMIDGLKAMGCFTEIIAFQLRVFLPHGDGIDTGSILARIVGQEASMTSEQAA; encoded by the coding sequence ATGTCCAAACCCAGAACGGCCAACCCGGCTCTCGCAATCTCCGAAGCCGATCTCGCCTCTGCGCTAGCGCTTATCGGCACAGAGATCCACCACCAACCCCTGCGCAGCTCAGCGCTCGCGCGCGTCATGCGCGAGACGTTTCATGGCAGCGATGCCGGCGGTGCCTGGGACTGGCGTATGGCATATGACCTGATGCAGGCCGCGGCTGTCCAGGTGCTGCTGCGTGGGGACGGCGTGGCAGGTGATGTCGCCGCTGCAAGGCTGCTTGCCTCGCGGCTGCTGACGGAAACGCGCCGGTCAGAGCAGCAGATCCGGCTGCAGCAGTTTTCCACTCCGCTGACTTTCGCGGCGCTGGTCTTGCGGGCGGCGGCGATCCGCAAGGGCGAGACCGTGTTGGAGCCCTCGGCTGGCACCGGTGCCCTGGCCGCTTTCGCCGCCCGGGCCGGTGCCACGCTTTTGCTCAATGACATCGACCCCTTTCGCCAGCGTCTCCTGCGCGCGGTTTTCGGCGGCGAGGTCACAGGCCATGACGGCGAGCATATCGATGATCTGCTGCAGACCCCGGTTCTACCCGACGTCGTGGTGATGAACCCGCCCTTCGCTTCCTCGGTCGACCGCTCCCGGGACAGGCACATCGCTGCCAAACATCTTATCGCGGCTGCAAAGCGCCTGGCACCAGGTGGGCGGCTGGTGGCGATCATGCCGCCGGGATTCACACCCGAACGCGATGCCGCGCATTGGTCACGCGCCTGCGGTCTCCTGACGCCGCGCTTGGCGTTGACGATGCCGGGGCAGGTCTACCGCAAGCTCGGCACATCTGTCGAAACCCAGCTGATGGTCTTCGACAAGGTGCAGGAGGACGGCGAAATGATCCGCGTCCCTGTGCGGGATCTGGATGAAGCCTTGGCATATGTCGATGCCGTGGCCGCAACACGGACCGAGATGCGCCCGGCCCAACGGGTTGAAGCGATCCCTCACGGGCGGCCGGTTCGTCCAGTAGCTGCCCCACGCAAGACCGCCGGTGCGCCTTTCGCCGCCTCCAAACCCCGCGCCAATGCTGCCATCCCGCTCAGCTTCACAAGCTTCGATGTCCCGCGCGACAACACGCCTGTCTCGGACATCTATGCGCGCTACCGTCCGCAGCGGATCGAGATCGCGGGTGCGCAGGAACATCCCACGCCGCTGGTCGAGAGCATCGCCATGGCCTCTGTCGCGCCGCCGGTGCCCTCAGGCGCGGCCAGTGCGGAATTGCGCCTGCCTGCACGGTTGATCGAGGAGGGAGATCTCTCCGAGGCGCAGCTCGAGACCATCATCATGGCACATGATGCCCATGGGCGTGATCTGCCCGGTCGGTTTACCATCGATGAGGACCAGACCAAGCTGACGCGCGCCGATGATGACCCGAATGCACGTGCCTATCGCCTTGGCTATTTCCTCGGCGACGGCACCGGTTGCGGCAAGGGGCGCGAATGCGCGGGCCTCATCCTTGTCAACTGGCTGGCCGGGCGCAGAAAGGCGATCTGGGTCTCCAAATCCGCCACGCTTATCGAGGACGCGATCCGCGACTGGACCGATCTCGGCGGCTCGCCAGCCGACATCCAGCCGCTCTCCAAATGGAAACCGGACCAGCCGATCCCGATGGCCGATGGTATCCTTTTTGTCACCTACGCCACGCTGCGGTCCGCGGGCAAATGCGGTACCACGCGACTGAGCCAGACCCTCGACTGGATGGGCGCAGATTTTGAAGGCGTCCTCGCTTTTGATGAGGCCCATGCCATGCAGAACGCGGCCGGGTCCGAGCAGGGCAGGGGGGTCAAACCCTCCCAGCAGGGCCTTGCTGGCCTGCGGCTGCAACTGGCAGCACCCCGCGCTCGCGTCTTCTATATCTCGGCCACGGGCGCCACGAGCGTGCACAACCTGGCCTATGCCGCGCGTCTCGGTCTCTGGGGGCAAGGCCCCGAATACCCTTTCCCGAGCCGCGAGAGCTTTGTGTCGGCGATGGAAGCCGGCGGTGTCGCCGCCATGGAGGTGGTCGCGCGCGATCTAAAGACGCTCGGGCTTTACACAGCGCGTGCCCTCAGCTTCGACGGTGTTGAATACGATGTGCTGGAACACGCGCTGACCCCGGCCCAGATCGAGGTCTATGACGCCTACGCCGGAGCGTTTCGCACCATCCACCACAATCTCGAAGCCGCGCTGATAGCGACCGGCGTCAACGACTCCTCGGGAGAGACCAATGCCTCGGCCGCACGCGCCTCGGCCAAGTCCCGCTTCGAAAGCACGAAACAGCGCTTCTTCAACCATCTCCTGTTGGGCATGAAGGCTCCAAGCATCATCCGCGCCATCGAGGACGATCTGGCGGCGGGCAAGGCTTGCGTCATCCAGGTGGTCTCGACGGGCGAGAGTCTGCTGAAACGCCGGCTTGAGACGATGGACCCCGAGGATGAACTCGTCGAGGGCGCGCTAACGCCGCGCGATTACGTACTGGGCTACCTCGAACAGGCCTTCCCGATCCACGCGCAAAAGCTCGTGGAGATTGACGGCAACATGGTCGCGGAACCTTTACGGGATGAGACCGGGGCGCTCGTTGTCTCGCGCGAGGCGCTCGCCCTGCGCGATGCGGCCATGATGGAGTTGATGACGCTCGCCCCGATCCCCTCGGCGCTCGATCAGATCCTCTGGGCCTTTGGCGACGAGGCCGTCGCTGAAGTCACTGGGCGATCTATCCGCCCTTTGAAGGCCGAGGACGGTCATCTCTTCATCGAAAAGCGCGCCGCCAGCAGCAATTCGTCGGAGACCCAAGCCTTCATGGATGGCGAGAAGGATATCCTGATTTTCTCCGATGCGGGCGGCACGGGCCGGTCCTATCACGCGGCGCAAACGGCGAAGAACCAGAAACGGCGGCGGCACTATCTTCTGGAGCCCGGCTGGCGCGCGGATGCGGCCATCCAGGGGTTGGGCCGCACCCATCGCTCGGCTCAGGTCAGCGCGCCCTTCTTCCGCGTCTGCACCTCGGATGTGCATGGCGAAAAACGCTTCACCTCGACTATAGCCAAGCGCCTCGACCAGCTAGGGGCCTTGACCAAGGGTCAGCGCGAGACCGGCTCGCAAGGCATGTTCCGCGAGGAGGACAATCTCGAAAGCCCGATCGCGCGGGCCGCACTACGTGGGTATTTCGCCGATCTTGCCGCCGGGCGCGCTGAGGCGATGAGCTACAAGAGCTTCACCGACTGGACAGCCCTGCGGCTGATCGACAAGGACGGGGTGCTGCTCGAGGAGTTGCCGCCGATCCAGCGGTTTCTGAACCGGGTTCTGGCCCTGCCCATCCACATGCAGAACGCGCTCTTTGCCGAGTTCATGCGCCGGATTGCCGATCAGACTGAACGGGCGCGCGCGGCAGGCACGCTCGATCTCGGCGTGGAAACCCTGCGCGGCGAAAAGATCGAGCAGGTCTCCACAGAGGATCTCTGGACCTGCCCGAAATCCGGCGCCGTGACGCGGATCATCGGGCTCGAGGTGACGGACCCGGTCCATGTCTTGGGCGCTGAAGAGGCCATATCGCGCAATCCGGACAAGCTGCCGATGGTCAATCGCGCCTCCGGTCGCGCGGCGCTCATCTCGGCACGCCCGATGCAGATGTATGACGAAGACATCGTCACGCTGATGCGCAAGGTTGTGCGGCCAAACGGGTCGAGCTACCTGGAGGAGGCGCGGTTCACGTCTTCGGCCTGGGAAGACATCGAAAGGCCCGAGTTTGCAAAGCTTTGGGATGCCGAGGCTGCATCCCTGCCAAAAACCACCACAACCAAGCTCTACCTGCTGACCGGGCTCTTATTGCCGATCTGGAAGGACATTCCGACCACCAATGAACGCATCTACCGGGTCACGCCTGACGGGGCGACGGCGATGATCGGGCGCACGCTGAGCGAGGAAGGGGCGGCAGCGCTGCGCGCCCGCTTCCTCGTGTCCAACCCGCAAACAGCGCAGGAGATGCTGACCGCCGCCCTCGGCACCACCGCGCCTGTCGATCTGGGCCGGGGTCTCACCCTGACCCGTCGCCGTGTCGCAGGCGAGATGCGCCTTGAGTTGTGCGGCGTGGACAGGGGCATGATTGATGGCCTCAAGGCAATGGGGTGTTTCACCGAGATCATTGCCTTCCAGCTACGGGTGTTCCTGCCGCATGGGGACGGGATCGACACGGGAAGCATTCTGGCCCGGATCGTGGGGCAGGAAGCCAGCATGACGTCAGAACAAGCCGCCTGA
- a CDS encoding DUF6878 family protein produces the protein MTNPQIDYAAMAAQWRAERETTLKASRTELLAQLRALGISEVTAEYEGYGDSGNVEDVTVQPAEVQLPEALATEVGDFAWSLAYHHHPGFENNEGGYGTLTWDIALDSIILDHADRYVECSHSYDEGL, from the coding sequence ATGACCAATCCCCAGATCGACTATGCCGCAATGGCGGCTCAGTGGCGTGCAGAGCGCGAAACCACATTGAAGGCATCCCGAACGGAGCTGCTCGCGCAACTACGTGCGCTTGGCATCAGCGAGGTCACTGCCGAATACGAAGGCTATGGCGACTCCGGCAATGTCGAGGATGTGACGGTGCAGCCCGCAGAGGTCCAACTGCCGGAGGCGCTTGCCACAGAGGTTGGCGACTTCGCCTGGTCGCTCGCCTATCACCATCACCCGGGGTTCGAAAACAACGAGGGCGGCTACGGCACGCTGACCTGGGACATAGCACTAGACAGCATTATCCTCGATCACGCGGACCGCTATGTCGAATGCTCGCACAGCTATGACGAGGGGCTTTGA
- a CDS encoding DUF6915 family protein, producing the protein MAHPLHHAESSARKFGGVPSDYQAVHDWFDASKEHLALFTHRAMRHHAQGLFEAERVFGLTLTNSAGRDIPVRWIGEQHIREDCQGRIPSMADWLRRIQPEPWMANGHIDRHSGDEPSGDPRVAWASEVAAGRTVLGLKDWMAARAMQAAQSA; encoded by the coding sequence ATGGCCCATCCGCTTCATCATGCTGAAAGCTCTGCCCGGAAATTCGGCGGGGTGCCGTCTGACTATCAGGCCGTGCACGATTGGTTTGACGCCTCGAAAGAGCACCTAGCGCTCTTCACGCACCGAGCCATGCGCCACCACGCTCAAGGCCTGTTCGAGGCCGAACGGGTTTTCGGCCTGACCCTGACCAATAGCGCGGGTCGGGACATTCCCGTGCGCTGGATTGGCGAGCAGCATATCCGTGAAGACTGCCAGGGCCGCATTCCGAGCATGGCGGACTGGCTGCGACGGATCCAGCCTGAGCCATGGATGGCCAACGGCCACATCGACCGGCATTCTGGCGATGAGCCCAGCGGCGACCCAAGGGTTGCCTGGGCCTCCGAGGTCGCCGCCGGAAGAACGGTTCTTGGCCTGAAGGATTGGATGGCGGCGCGCGCGATGCAAGCGGCGCAGAGTGCCTGA
- a CDS encoding DUF736 family protein, whose protein sequence is MFAGTLTRNVETAAAEYTGMIHSTRFDIAIQLEARAKMSERSPDYDVTAVNKSGRKVRIGTAWNETGTTSGNPYISMQIDVGLGPFRVNAVQTKEARTAQSGEFEIIPLVSNGLMKSGSISGELTAMDADNAFTGYIANMMFDLEFMLIENDYKTEDTHPDYRIEVSSPRGKPIRVGSAWMAKSSRTGNDYLSLLINTPDGDLRVNAVQNEEQRGGQTFSIIPFIDSGEQPQDAGLSLVA, encoded by the coding sequence ATGTTCGCAGGAACCCTCACCCGCAATGTCGAGACCGCAGCCGCCGAGTACACCGGCATGATTCACTCGACGCGCTTTGATATCGCCATCCAGCTGGAAGCGCGGGCCAAGATGTCCGAACGCAGCCCGGATTACGACGTGACGGCGGTCAACAAGTCTGGCCGCAAGGTGCGCATCGGTACGGCCTGGAACGAGACCGGCACGACCAGCGGCAATCCCTACATCTCGATGCAGATCGATGTCGGTTTGGGCCCGTTCCGCGTCAATGCCGTGCAGACGAAGGAAGCGCGCACAGCCCAGAGCGGCGAATTCGAGATCATCCCGCTGGTCTCGAACGGCCTGATGAAGTCCGGCTCGATCTCGGGCGAGCTCACCGCCATGGACGCCGACAACGCCTTCACCGGCTACATCGCCAACATGATGTTCGATCTGGAGTTCATGCTGATCGAGAACGATTACAAGACCGAAGACACGCATCCGGACTACCGGATCGAGGTCAGTTCGCCGCGTGGCAAGCCGATCCGCGTTGGCTCGGCCTGGATGGCCAAAAGCAGCCGCACGGGCAATGACTACCTGTCGCTGCTGATCAACACGCCTGATGGCGACCTGCGCGTCAACGCTGTGCAAAACGAGGAGCAGCGCGGTGGCCAGACCTTCTCGATCATCCCGTTCATCGACAGCGGTGAGCAGCCTCAGGACGCGGGGTTGTCATTGGTCGCATGA
- a CDS encoding rhomboid family intramembrane serine protease: MMNRDHMRVFFRRTAALAAFVALLWAVQVVNWITGYGLNPAFGLIPRHGSGLDGVIAMPLLHGSFSHLMANTPPLLVMGGLLVATTTRGLLSVNAVVIGLGGALVWLFGSSAIHIGASGLVFGWFGFLIARGLVDRSPITLGAALVVGVLYGSILWGVLPGQPGVSWEAHLFGAIAGAGAAFLIRTHVHAPRLGSVDLD; this comes from the coding sequence ATGATGAACCGGGATCATATGCGCGTCTTCTTCCGGCGCACCGCGGCGCTTGCCGCCTTTGTCGCGCTGCTCTGGGCGGTTCAGGTTGTCAATTGGATCACCGGCTACGGCCTGAACCCGGCCTTCGGCCTGATCCCCAGGCACGGCAGCGGGTTAGATGGTGTCATCGCTATGCCCCTCCTGCATGGGAGCTTCTCGCACCTGATGGCCAATACGCCGCCGCTCCTGGTGATGGGTGGGCTGCTGGTGGCAACAACCACGCGAGGCTTGCTGTCGGTGAATGCCGTGGTGATCGGCCTCGGCGGTGCTCTTGTCTGGCTGTTCGGAAGCTCCGCCATCCATATCGGAGCGTCAGGGCTGGTCTTCGGCTGGTTCGGCTTCCTCATCGCGCGCGGTCTTGTGGATCGCTCCCCGATCACGCTGGGCGCGGCACTGGTGGTCGGTGTCCTCTATGGCTCTATTCTCTGGGGCGTTCTTCCGGGCCAACCCGGCGTGTCGTGGGAGGCGCATCTCTTCGGCGCTATCGCGGGCGCGGGCGCTGCGTTCCTAATCCGGACGCATGTCCATGCGCCGCGCCTCGGCAGCGTCGATCTGGACTGA
- a CDS encoding S8 family peptidase — translation MAQYDHLQLVRAKEPFARRKDGRPGPAPKPGKGHGGQIRREADDAVARQRAIRPPQFVDPSLILKVHMHGLAMEGDWEQLGLTLLNTDDDNNIVLFSSTDELSDFRNRLDAYEGPTPAGQKNPSYSGFINRIGSISTLEPRDRLGIRIKEAGFTEVSDLQDGQEYILDVELWEFGTQAARRRKAEEIIAFIEEQGGELYDHYSGPSITMIRVKASGQSIRPIFSVPEVAFIDLPPEPDIEANQIVQFALDDVPPVAPLDPDLPIIAVLDTGVNDHPFLADAIVAREAFPSELGEADIAGHGTAVAGVAALGDLRSQLDGTSLQRVARIISAKVVTDERKFFDRRTLPSQMRQTIQSLNASHGCRIFVISLGDTKANFEQGRVGPWATTLDELARELNVLIFVSAGNRPPRGGTSVEQGVTQYPGYLLEVANRVCEPAGGANIVTVGALAHANGIGPQHEFDAHIQPITERDEPAPFTRTGPGAGGMTKPDFVDYGGTMVFDAVARRLQTAPHLATAGLITTNHDFLRQLLTSKSGTSFAAPMLANRAAQLVRRFPGASANLIKALLANSATVPEASTRRLLALDARDHSRVHGIGLVDTLRAAYSDDHRVVYFVEDSLELDHFAVYRLPIPIEFQTGGKRTIRVSLAYDPPVKRTRAEYIGTRMNFRLIRGCPVDHVFEYFRSRVGEGTDPPEMAGKYDCDLVPKKNARDKNTIQSASISFSADTTQYGGEYHLVVRCVGGWAMDQEIRQNFALVVELEHHAQVQLYARLRPRLRT, via the coding sequence TTGGCACAATACGATCATCTGCAACTGGTCAGAGCGAAAGAGCCTTTTGCACGCCGAAAAGACGGCAGACCCGGTCCAGCGCCCAAGCCGGGAAAGGGTCACGGAGGGCAAATACGGCGCGAAGCCGATGATGCGGTCGCACGTCAACGCGCCATCCGCCCTCCCCAATTTGTCGATCCATCCCTGATTCTGAAAGTCCACATGCATGGACTGGCCATGGAGGGAGACTGGGAACAGCTTGGACTCACGTTGTTAAATACAGACGATGACAACAATATCGTCTTGTTTTCTTCAACAGATGAACTGAGCGATTTTCGCAATAGGCTGGATGCCTATGAGGGACCAACACCTGCAGGTCAGAAGAATCCGAGCTACTCCGGTTTTATCAACCGTATCGGTAGTATTAGCACACTGGAGCCGCGCGACCGTCTCGGGATCAGGATCAAGGAAGCCGGTTTTACGGAGGTTTCTGATCTTCAAGACGGCCAAGAGTACATACTCGATGTCGAACTTTGGGAGTTCGGGACGCAGGCTGCGCGTCGTCGAAAGGCAGAAGAAATCATCGCGTTCATTGAGGAGCAGGGTGGAGAGCTATACGACCACTATTCTGGGCCATCTATCACGATGATCCGGGTCAAGGCTTCAGGGCAGTCTATCAGACCGATTTTTTCTGTTCCTGAAGTAGCTTTTATTGACCTTCCACCGGAGCCGGACATCGAAGCCAATCAGATCGTCCAGTTCGCGCTAGATGATGTTCCGCCCGTTGCGCCTCTTGACCCTGATCTGCCAATCATTGCTGTGTTGGATACGGGCGTGAACGATCATCCATTCCTCGCGGATGCGATCGTCGCGCGCGAGGCCTTTCCCAGCGAGCTCGGTGAAGCAGATATTGCCGGACACGGGACGGCAGTGGCCGGTGTTGCCGCGCTTGGTGATTTAAGGTCGCAGCTCGACGGAACCTCTTTGCAACGTGTGGCGAGAATTATCTCGGCAAAGGTGGTAACGGACGAGCGGAAGTTTTTTGATCGTCGGACGCTGCCGAGCCAGATGAGACAAACGATCCAGAGCCTAAATGCAAGTCATGGATGCCGGATATTCGTGATCTCTCTCGGCGACACGAAGGCTAACTTTGAGCAAGGACGCGTTGGTCCTTGGGCAACGACGCTGGATGAGTTGGCACGTGAGTTGAACGTCCTGATCTTTGTGTCAGCGGGAAACCGGCCCCCTCGTGGCGGTACATCAGTTGAGCAAGGCGTGACCCAATATCCGGGCTATCTCCTTGAAGTCGCAAACCGTGTATGTGAACCTGCTGGAGGCGCGAACATCGTGACGGTTGGTGCATTGGCTCATGCAAACGGCATTGGCCCTCAGCATGAATTTGATGCGCATATTCAGCCCATCACCGAGCGAGATGAACCTGCACCTTTCACGCGCACTGGCCCAGGCGCCGGAGGCATGACCAAACCTGATTTCGTCGACTATGGCGGGACAATGGTTTTTGATGCCGTGGCGAGGCGTTTGCAGACGGCCCCTCATCTGGCGACGGCAGGCCTGATTACAACAAACCACGATTTCTTGCGTCAATTGCTTACAAGCAAAAGCGGCACGTCTTTCGCCGCACCGATGTTAGCGAACAGGGCTGCGCAGTTGGTCAGACGTTTCCCCGGGGCATCAGCCAATCTGATCAAAGCGCTTCTGGCGAATTCCGCGACTGTTCCAGAGGCTTCCACTCGACGACTGTTGGCTCTTGATGCGCGTGATCATTCAAGAGTCCATGGTATTGGCCTCGTCGACACCTTGCGTGCGGCCTACTCGGATGATCACCGCGTTGTTTACTTCGTGGAAGACAGTCTGGAACTGGACCATTTCGCAGTCTATCGGTTGCCAATACCGATTGAGTTTCAGACAGGAGGAAAACGCACTATTCGGGTTTCTCTGGCGTATGATCCTCCGGTGAAAAGAACCCGCGCAGAGTATATCGGCACGCGTATGAATTTTCGCCTTATTCGGGGCTGCCCGGTCGATCACGTCTTCGAGTATTTTCGCTCTCGGGTGGGAGAGGGAACGGATCCCCCAGAGATGGCGGGAAAATATGATTGTGATCTGGTGCCCAAGAAGAACGCTCGCGACAAAAACACAATCCAAAGCGCCTCGATATCGTTCTCAGCCGACACAACACAATATGGCGGTGAATATCATCTGGTAGTACGTTGCGTGGGTGGCTGGGCTATGGATCAGGAGATCCGTCAAAACTTCGCGCTGGTAGTCGAACTGGAGCACCATGCTCAAGTGCAGCTGTATGCAAGGCTACGGCCGAGATTGCGGACCTGA
- a CDS encoding AAA family ATPase yields the protein MKKLLSSYGRDDEFRGVVEQIISEEEKKNNRVLARSLRKALDGLTTRPQAKGLSPLVPFPDEAGEFIQRIEPVHTPDDIILTHDNIELFTGLLDEFRKSETIKRHGLPVRSKLLFCGPPGTGKTLCAEVFAGQLGLPFFFVKLDSLISSFLGETATNIRKTFEFARRQPCVLFFDEFDAIARSREEGNDHSELRRVVNSLLIFIDQIQPGGFLIAATNLDAHLDPAIWRRFDEVVWFDHPDEAMVRRYLTNALKNTETEFEAEDFVQSLADYSYAELEKICNQAKKISLLDRRKSISKKDFRDAIRYAERRRMRLRKLSNNQ from the coding sequence ATGAAAAAGCTGTTGTCGAGCTACGGGCGCGACGATGAATTCCGTGGTGTTGTCGAACAGATCATCTCCGAAGAGGAAAAAAAGAACAACCGAGTGCTAGCACGGTCACTGCGCAAGGCACTGGATGGACTGACGACACGCCCGCAAGCCAAGGGTCTTTCTCCTTTGGTGCCGTTCCCAGACGAGGCCGGAGAGTTCATCCAGCGGATCGAACCCGTTCATACGCCCGATGACATTATCCTGACTCACGACAACATTGAGCTCTTCACTGGGCTACTGGATGAATTCCGAAAGTCCGAAACGATCAAGCGCCACGGGCTTCCCGTGCGTTCCAAACTACTGTTCTGCGGGCCACCTGGAACGGGCAAGACATTGTGTGCTGAGGTTTTTGCCGGCCAGCTGGGATTGCCGTTTTTCTTTGTCAAACTGGACAGCCTCATCTCTTCATTTTTGGGCGAGACTGCCACCAATATTCGCAAGACCTTTGAGTTTGCACGCCGCCAGCCATGCGTACTTTTTTTCGATGAATTTGACGCGATTGCGCGGTCGCGGGAAGAAGGCAACGATCACAGTGAACTGAGACGCGTGGTCAACAGTCTTCTGATCTTCATCGATCAGATACAGCCAGGTGGTTTTCTGATTGCCGCCACTAACCTGGACGCTCACCTTGATCCCGCCATATGGCGACGCTTCGATGAAGTAGTATGGTTTGACCATCCCGACGAAGCAATGGTCCGCAGGTATCTCACCAATGCGCTGAAAAACACCGAAACGGAGTTCGAAGCAGAGGATTTCGTTCAGAGCCTAGCTGATTATTCCTATGCCGAGCTTGAAAAAATTTGCAACCAGGCCAAGAAAATTTCTCTTCTTGATCGCCGAAAAAGCATTTCAAAGAAAGACTTTCGTGATGCCATCCGTTACGCTGAACGCCGCAGGATGCGATTAAGGAAATTATCGAACAACCAGTGA